In Streptomyces dangxiongensis, one DNA window encodes the following:
- a CDS encoding Fur family transcriptional regulator, translated as MTASPAPTTAGQLRGAGLRVTAARVALLETVRDGDHLGVEAIASGVRERVGHISLQAVYEALHALTAAGLVRRIEPAGHPARFEGRVGDNHHHIVCRSCGAVADVDCAVGDAPCLTASDDRGFAIDEAEVVYWGTCPDCSTGRSS; from the coding sequence ATGACCGCCTCCCCGGCCCCGACCACCGCCGGACAACTCCGCGGTGCTGGCCTGCGCGTGACGGCGGCCCGCGTCGCGCTGCTGGAGACCGTCCGGGACGGCGACCACCTCGGCGTCGAGGCGATCGCCTCCGGAGTCCGCGAGCGCGTTGGCCACATCTCTCTGCAAGCCGTCTACGAGGCTCTGCACGCGCTGACGGCCGCGGGTCTCGTGCGCCGGATCGAGCCGGCCGGCCATCCGGCCCGGTTCGAAGGGCGCGTGGGTGACAACCACCACCACATCGTGTGCCGGTCGTGCGGCGCCGTCGCCGACGTCGACTGCGCCGTCGGCGACGCGCCCTGCCTGACCGCCTCGGACGACCGCGGCTTCGCCATCGACGAGGCCGAGGTCGTGTACTGGGGCACCTGCCCCGACTGTTCCACCGGCCGCAGTTCCTGA
- the katG gene encoding catalase/peroxidase HPI, whose translation MTENHDAIVTDAKADGAGGGCPVAHDRALHPTQGGGNRQWWPERLNLKILAKNPAVANPLGEDFDYAEAFRALDLPAVKRDIEEVLTTSQDWWPADFGHYGPLMVRMAWHSAGTYRISDGRGGAGAGQQRFAPLNSWPDNVNLDKKARRLLWPVKKKYGQRISWADLLILAGNVALESMGFETFGFGGGREDVWEPEEDVYWGPEATWLDDKRYTGDRELENPLGAVQMGLIYVNPEGPNGNPDPLAAARDIRETFARMAMNDEETVALIAGGHTFGKTHGAGPADHVGADVEAAGFEEQGLGWRNSYGTGKGADTITSGLEVTWTATPTRWSNGFFDNLFGYEWELTESPAGAKQWRPKDGAGEGTVPDAHDPSKRIAPAMLTTDLALRLDPVYEPISRRFHENPQEFADAFARAWYKLTHRDLGPKSLYLGPEVPQETLLWQDPLPEREGELIDDADIAALKTKLLDSGLSVSRLVTTAWASASTFRGSDKRGGANGARIRLAPQRGWEVNDPDQLAQVLRALEGIQQEFNASSGARKVSLADLIVLGGVAAVEKAAEEGGFQVQVPFTPGRVDATEEHTDAESFEALEPTADGFRNYLGKGNRLPAEFLLLDKANLLDLSAPELTVLVGGLRVLGANHQQSQLGVLTHTPGVLTNDFFVNLLDLGTTWKATSEDQTTFEGRDAGTGELRWAGSRADLVFGSNSELRALAEVYASDDAKEKFVKDFVAAWDKVMNADRFDLV comes from the coding sequence ATGACTGAGAACCACGACGCGATCGTCACAGACGCGAAGGCGGACGGGGCGGGCGGCGGTTGCCCCGTCGCCCATGACCGTGCCCTGCACCCGACCCAGGGCGGAGGCAACCGTCAGTGGTGGCCGGAGCGGCTCAACCTGAAGATACTTGCCAAGAACCCGGCCGTGGCGAACCCGCTCGGTGAGGATTTCGATTACGCCGAGGCGTTCCGTGCTCTGGACCTCCCGGCCGTGAAGCGGGACATCGAGGAGGTGCTCACCACCTCCCAGGACTGGTGGCCGGCCGACTTCGGTCACTACGGCCCCCTGATGGTCCGTATGGCGTGGCACAGCGCGGGCACCTACCGCATCAGCGACGGCCGCGGCGGTGCCGGCGCCGGCCAGCAGCGCTTCGCCCCGCTGAACAGCTGGCCCGACAACGTCAACCTTGACAAGAAGGCCCGCCGCCTGCTGTGGCCGGTGAAGAAGAAGTACGGTCAGCGGATCTCGTGGGCCGACCTGTTGATCCTCGCCGGCAATGTGGCCCTGGAGTCCATGGGCTTCGAGACCTTCGGCTTCGGCGGCGGCCGTGAGGACGTGTGGGAGCCGGAGGAGGACGTCTACTGGGGTCCGGAGGCCACCTGGCTGGACGACAAGCGCTACACCGGCGACCGTGAGCTGGAGAACCCGCTCGGCGCCGTCCAGATGGGCCTCATCTACGTCAACCCCGAGGGCCCGAACGGCAATCCGGACCCGCTCGCCGCGGCCCGCGACATCCGCGAGACGTTCGCCCGGATGGCGATGAACGACGAGGAGACCGTCGCCCTGATAGCCGGCGGCCACACCTTCGGCAAGACCCACGGCGCCGGCCCCGCCGACCACGTCGGTGCCGACGTCGAGGCCGCCGGTTTCGAGGAGCAGGGCCTGGGCTGGCGGAACAGCTACGGCACCGGCAAGGGCGCCGACACCATCACCTCCGGTCTGGAGGTCACCTGGACCGCCACGCCGACCCGGTGGAGCAACGGCTTCTTCGACAACCTCTTCGGCTACGAGTGGGAGCTGACCGAGTCCCCGGCCGGCGCCAAGCAGTGGCGGCCCAAGGACGGCGCGGGCGAGGGCACGGTCCCGGACGCCCACGACCCGTCGAAGAGGATCGCCCCGGCGATGCTCACCACCGACCTCGCGCTGCGCCTCGACCCGGTGTACGAGCCCATCTCCCGCCGCTTCCACGAGAACCCGCAGGAGTTCGCGGACGCCTTCGCCCGCGCCTGGTACAAGCTCACGCACCGTGACCTGGGCCCGAAGTCGCTGTACCTCGGCCCGGAGGTCCCACAGGAGACCCTGCTGTGGCAGGACCCGCTGCCCGAGCGCGAGGGCGAGTTGATCGACGACGCGGACATCGCGGCCCTGAAGACCAAGCTGCTCGACTCGGGTCTCAGCGTCTCCCGGCTGGTCACCACCGCGTGGGCGTCCGCGTCGACCTTCCGCGGCAGCGACAAGCGCGGTGGCGCCAACGGCGCCCGCATCCGGCTGGCCCCGCAGCGCGGCTGGGAGGTCAACGACCCCGACCAGCTCGCCCAGGTGCTGCGCGCCCTCGAGGGCATCCAGCAGGAGTTCAACGCCTCCTCCGGGGCCCGCAAGGTGTCCCTGGCCGACCTCATCGTCCTCGGCGGTGTCGCCGCCGTGGAGAAGGCCGCCGAGGAAGGCGGCTTCCAGGTCCAGGTGCCCTTCACCCCGGGCCGCGTGGACGCCACCGAGGAGCACACCGACGCCGAGTCCTTCGAGGCGCTGGAGCCGACCGCGGACGGCTTCCGCAACTACCTCGGCAAGGGCAACCGGCTGCCGGCCGAGTTCCTCCTGCTCGACAAGGCGAACCTGCTCGACCTCAGCGCCCCCGAGCTGACCGTCCTCGTCGGCGGCCTGCGCGTCCTCGGCGCCAACCACCAGCAGTCGCAGCTCGGCGTCCTCACCCACACGCCCGGCGTCCTCACCAACGACTTCTTCGTCAACCTGCTCGACCTGGGGACGACGTGGAAGGCGACCTCCGAGGACCAGACCACGTTCGAGGGCCGTGACGCGGGCACGGGCGAGCTGAGGTGGGCCGGCAGCCGCGCCGACCTCGTCTTCGGCTCCAACTCCGAACTGCGCGCCCTCGCCGAGGTCTACGCGAGCGACGACGCGAAGGAGAAGTTCGTCAAGGACTTCGTCGCCGCCTGGGACAAGGTCATGAACGCGGACCGGTTCGACCTCGTCTGA